The genomic DNA CGTTTTCCGGGAAATATGCACGGGGTATTCGTAATGAATTTATAGAGAAGCATGAAGGGAAAGAAGGAGGGCTTCCGATGTATCCAGTGCAAAATGTATTAACCTCTAAAATACGACAAGAAGCAGCTAAACAAAATAAAGGAGAATACATGTCGCTTTGGGCGGGACAAGCATCATCATTAGCACGAATAGAATCAGCTCAGCATGTAGTGGAGCGAGTTATGAAAGAAGCAGATAACGTAATCGAACAATTACAAAATGTATATAGAAAAAGACCACTTGAATAATTCAAGCGGTCTTTTCATTAGTTTGCTTTATAAAATTGTTGGATGGCTTCATCGATATAAACCCAGCCTTTCCAACCTAAGTGCATATGATCTTTTAAGAAGTATTTATCATACTCATGATTTGAGAAGTCGGCAATTGGATAGCCAGCTTTCTCAATTTGCTCATGAACCTTCTTATAGTACAATTCGCGGCGTTCTTTCGGGAAGCCAGCGTAATCGTACCAAGGACCTTTTACAGGAACAGAAATGAAGAGTGGTTTTGCACCAGATTGTTTTAATAAATCAAGTACAATTTGTAAATCTTCATATTCTGGCGACTGATCATAAGCATCATTTTTTAAGTAGCCTTCACGTTGCTTTAATTTCTTCTTGATTTTGCTGTTGAAGTAATCATCTTCGATACCATATTCGTTCGATCCTGATTCTACTGCACCAGTTTGATCTGCATGTTTACGAGCCTCTTCCCAGTTCATTTGTTTTAATGAAGGGTCAAGTTTTTCTTTATGCGGTTTAATATCAAACATTGCTGTAAATAAATCTTTACGATCTAAAATGTTACGGTAAATATAAGCGAAAGGTTTAGCAGCAAGTGCTTTTACTTTATATTTCGTATCATCGTAGGCGATACCTTCAAGCGAAATTTTTAATAAAGTTTCTTTCTTAACGATTTCAAAGTTTAATAAACGTTTTGCAATTTGCTTTTTCATTTCAGGTTTTAAATCATCGTTGAAAATGAAGTGATAACCTTGTTGTTTTGAAAAGTTAGGTGCAAAGTGCGTTTCATCAATACCTTGTGGTACAAACCATTGCGGAGAAAGAACGAATACCATTTTCTTATCTTTCAATTGATCCATTGTAGATGCGAAGTTTAACACATGTACAAGGTCTTGTGTTCCCCCGCGTCCGAGTAGGAATGGTGTGAATCCTTCAGGCTTTACTTTGAAATAATTTGATGGATGAAAAGCATCCATACGTGCGAATTCCGATGATCCATACATCGGAAGGTATTTCGGGTCTGCTAACATCTTTTGCTGTAAAATCATACTTTGAATCTTTTCTTCTTTTAAAGAAGTCGCAGCTTGTTCTACTTTTTCATCACTTAAAAGTGGAAGTAGGAAGCGAGTTGGGATAAGTAAGAATACAGCAAAAAGGGCCAATGCTAAAAGCATCGGACCAAATTTTGCTTTGTTCATCGGATTTCTTCCAACTTCTTAATAACCATGTTTGGTGTAGCCCACTCGTCACGATCAAAATCAGAAATAGAAACTTCAATATCTAAACGCTCTTGGAATTCAACTAATAAAGATACTACAGCGAAAGAATCAAGAATACCTTCTTCAAATAATTGAACATCTAAGTTTTCTTTCACAATATCGTTTTCACATACTTCTTCTAAAATACCTAATACTTGCTCTTTGAATTCTGCCATTTTTAAAATCTCCTTTATATCCGAAATATATTATATGTGCAACTTCTTAATAGTATAAGAAGGGTGCATTAAAAGTATCTGTTAAGGTGTCCAGAGAAAATTAGGAACCCGAAACATACAACGTGGAATGTAATTACAATCGCAAGGATGTGTGTAAATTTATTGTTTGGCCAAAATTTATGCTTCTTGTTTTTTCGTTCGAAAATATCGAATAGAATAAACAGTGCGGCATGATATAGACCATAAATAATGTATTGATACACATGCTCACCAGTAATATGCCAAATTCCCATGATGAAAAAGTTCAAAAATGCACCGATATACGAAATTGTGTAACGGTTTTTAATTAACTTTTTCTTCGTTGCAAAAAAGACGAAACGCATGTAAATAAAGTCACGGAACCAGAATGATAAACTCATGTGCCAACGGTTCCAGAAGTCTTTAATATTACGACTAATGAACGGTTTATTAAAGTTTTCAGGCGTTTTAATACCCATCATATAACTTACACCAATTACAAATGAGCTATAACCAGCAAAGTCGAAGAATAAATATAAGCTATAGCTATACATGTAAATCATATTGGATAGGATTGTATCTTGCTGAGCAAATGCTGGGTCCATAAAATATTGCTTTATTAAGTAAGCGATAATAAATTTATACAAGAAACCTTGGAAAATGCGGTTTAATCCTGTATATAGTAAATTTTGATATTCTTCAGCGCTAGGTGGCTTTTGAATATCTTTTTGGAATCTACGGTAACGATCGATAGGTCCTGTTGAAATCGCCGGGAAGAATAAAACGAATTCCCAAAAATTAAAGAAGGAAAGTTCCTTAATTAATCCATCGCGAACTTCAAATACCATTTGCACTGCTCTAAATGTTACATAAGACATCCCTAAAAATACAATAAACTTTAGTTCAGGTGCAAACGGTGCGATTTTTGCCAAAATAAGTGGCAAAATTGATAAAATAACAGCTATACAGAATGTGAATGTGCTATTATTTTGTTTTCTTAAAAGTAAATAGCCTTTAATTAGGGCATATTGCCAAATAATAAATGCGGCTAACATAATCGCTTGCTTTGGCTTATCCGAGAAGATAATAGCAAGCATTACTAATGTTAAAACGGCATTATATTTACGCAACATTTTACCTTTAAATCCAGCTATGATAGTAGGTATTAATAAAATGCCCACTATAGCGAAAAAATAAAATGATCCATATGCGGTCATGCTGTAACCTCACTCAATAATTTTTTGCGATCTACCTTTCCATTTGGTGTCATTGGAATAGAAGATTGATACATGAATTTACGTGGAATCATGTAGTTTGGTAATCGCTCATTGAGTTCTTTTTTGATTGCAGTTGTTAATTTGAATTCTTTTTCAAATGAATGTTCTCCAGGAACAACAACCGCTAATAAATAATCGTATTTCTCACCTTTTTTAATTGGAACGATAACTGCTCCTTCTACGTAAGAACACGCACGAAGATGATGCTCAATTTCTTCTAATTCCATTCGATAACCATGCAGCTTAATTTGGAAATCAAGACGACCATTATAGAATAGAAGACCATTTTCAACATAGCCAGCATCGCCTGTTTTATAGGCACGCTCACCGTCAATCATAGTAAATGCTTTTTCTGTTAATTCAGGGCTTCCTAAATATCCAACGCTTACGCTTGGACCGACAATTACGATTTCACCTTTTTCACCATCAGGTGCAAGAGTGCCATCTTCTTTCACAATAAGAAGGCGACAGTCTGATTTACAGTAGCCAACTGGAAGTGATTTGTATTGATCAAGCACTTCTTCTGTAACGTGAATACCTGTTACAGCGACAGTAGCTTCTGTTGGACCGTACGTATTCATAATTGTTGCTTTCGGGAAACGCTCAATTAATTTTCTAGCTACTTCATTTGGTAATACTTCACCGCAGAATAAGAATGTTTTCATGTTTGGTAGCATACTCTCAGAGAAAGATGCTTCCATTAAACACATCTCTGCGAAAGATGGTGTTGAAGTCCATACTTGTATATCCGATTGCTCTAAAGAAGCAAACAAGTCTTTTGGACGTGCAATCATATCTTTGTCGATTGCCCAAAGTGTACCACCTGTTACTAATGATGGGTAAATATCCATGACAGATAAATCGAATGAGAAAGGTGCTTGGTTTAAGAATACTTGTCCTGTTTGTAAGTTGAAATCTTCTACAGTCCATTTTGTAAAGCTTACAAGGCAGTTATAAGTAATCTGAACCCCTTTCGGATTACCTGTGCTTCCTGATGTGTAAATAATGTAGAAGTTCTCATCACCTTTTACCGCATGTTCAGGATTTGGAGTGTTCCCTTTATGAGTAAAGAAAATATCTTTTAAGTTGTCTTCACTTACAATGCGAACTGGTAAATCAGTTACAGTTACTGCTGCTGCTGATAAAAGTAATTTCGCACCAGAATTTTCAGCGATACGTTGTACACGATCAGCTGGGATAGATAAATCTACAGGAATATAAGCATGTCCAGCTTTTACACATCCTAAAAAGTTAATAATCATTTCAGGTTGCATATGGCCATACACCATAATTGGTGAACGATCATCTGGATACTCAGAAGAAATCCAATGTGCTAACGCATCAGAATCTTCCTTTAATTGTTTGTACGTAATTTTCGCATCTCGCCAAACAAAAGCAGTTTGATCAGGCGTTTCAATAGCCCACTTTTCAATTTGTTCTAATAACTTCATAACGTTCCCACCCTAAAATTCGTTGTAAATAAATGTACTTGTGTTTGTATCATGGAATCCATACAACCAAAGTAATGCAAATAAAATTGCAAGGTAATAAACCGTCTTTGCAACCCATTGTGTGAGTGGTTGAGACCATATCTCTTTTAATCTTTCCATGTCTGTCCCTCTCTTAATGAAATAATAGCTCTTTGTAGGTATCATGTCCTACATTAT from Bacillus basilensis includes the following:
- the dltB gene encoding D-alanyl-lipoteichoic acid biosynthesis protein DltB; the protein is MTAYGSFYFFAIVGILLIPTIIAGFKGKMLRKYNAVLTLVMLAIIFSDKPKQAIMLAAFIIWQYALIKGYLLLRKQNNSTFTFCIAVILSILPLILAKIAPFAPELKFIVFLGMSYVTFRAVQMVFEVRDGLIKELSFFNFWEFVLFFPAISTGPIDRYRRFQKDIQKPPSAEEYQNLLYTGLNRIFQGFLYKFIIAYLIKQYFMDPAFAQQDTILSNMIYMYSYSLYLFFDFAGYSSFVIGVSYMMGIKTPENFNKPFISRNIKDFWNRWHMSLSFWFRDFIYMRFVFFATKKKLIKNRYTISYIGAFLNFFIMGIWHITGEHVYQYIIYGLYHAALFILFDIFERKNKKHKFWPNNKFTHILAIVITFHVVCFGFLIFSGHLNRYF
- the dltD gene encoding D-alanyl-lipoteichoic acid biosynthesis protein DltD yields the protein MNKAKFGPMLLALALFAVFLLIPTRFLLPLLSDEKVEQAATSLKEEKIQSMILQQKMLADPKYLPMYGSSEFARMDAFHPSNYFKVKPEGFTPFLLGRGGTQDLVHVLNFASTMDQLKDKKMVFVLSPQWFVPQGIDETHFAPNFSKQQGYHFIFNDDLKPEMKKQIAKRLLNFEIVKKETLLKISLEGIAYDDTKYKVKALAAKPFAYIYRNILDRKDLFTAMFDIKPHKEKLDPSLKQMNWEEARKHADQTGAVESGSNEYGIEDDYFNSKIKKKLKQREGYLKNDAYDQSPEYEDLQIVLDLLKQSGAKPLFISVPVKGPWYDYAGFPKERRELYYKKVHEQIEKAGYPIADFSNHEYDKYFLKDHMHLGWKGWVYIDEAIQQFYKAN
- the dltA gene encoding D-alanine--poly(phosphoribitol) ligase subunit DltA yields the protein MKLLEQIEKWAIETPDQTAFVWRDAKITYKQLKEDSDALAHWISSEYPDDRSPIMVYGHMQPEMIINFLGCVKAGHAYIPVDLSIPADRVQRIAENSGAKLLLSAAAVTVTDLPVRIVSEDNLKDIFFTHKGNTPNPEHAVKGDENFYIIYTSGSTGNPKGVQITYNCLVSFTKWTVEDFNLQTGQVFLNQAPFSFDLSVMDIYPSLVTGGTLWAIDKDMIARPKDLFASLEQSDIQVWTSTPSFAEMCLMEASFSESMLPNMKTFLFCGEVLPNEVARKLIERFPKATIMNTYGPTEATVAVTGIHVTEEVLDQYKSLPVGYCKSDCRLLIVKEDGTLAPDGEKGEIVIVGPSVSVGYLGSPELTEKAFTMIDGERAYKTGDAGYVENGLLFYNGRLDFQIKLHGYRMELEEIEHHLRACSYVEGAVIVPIKKGEKYDYLLAVVVPGEHSFEKEFKLTTAIKKELNERLPNYMIPRKFMYQSSIPMTPNGKVDRKKLLSEVTA
- a CDS encoding teichoic acid D-Ala incorporation-associated protein DltX, with protein sequence MERLKEIWSQPLTQWVAKTVYYLAILFALLWLYGFHDTNTSTFIYNEF
- the dltC gene encoding D-alanine--poly(phosphoribitol) ligase subunit DltC — translated: MAEFKEQVLGILEEVCENDIVKENLDVQLFEEGILDSFAVVSLLVEFQERLDIEVSISDFDRDEWATPNMVIKKLEEIR